Proteins encoded by one window of Paenibacillus urinalis:
- a CDS encoding copper resistance CopC family protein, which yields MKKVVLMLVLFLLLMPGAAFAHTHLESSLPADGEEVTTELTEVQLTFEGPIEQLSTVEVVSENGDKVELASTEVEGNVLTGTTSAPFANGNYTANWTIIGEDGHEVTGSVAFTVNAPETAPEADTPPAEEKNGDTPVSNEDQGTEEPAADSSTEAPAGEAAENTAETAQPETASGFNNTALWIGIVAAIVIAGVYVAMRKRGKK from the coding sequence ATGAAAAAAGTTGTTTTAATGCTAGTCCTATTTCTACTGCTGATGCCCGGAGCGGCGTTTGCACATACGCATCTCGAGAGCTCGCTGCCTGCTGATGGGGAAGAAGTCACTACAGAGCTGACAGAGGTTCAGCTGACCTTTGAAGGACCGATTGAGCAGCTGAGTACGGTAGAAGTCGTAAGTGAAAATGGTGACAAGGTAGAGCTGGCTTCAACGGAAGTTGAAGGAAATGTGCTTACGGGAACTACAAGCGCTCCGTTTGCGAATGGCAATTATACAGCAAACTGGACAATTATCGGGGAAGATGGCCATGAAGTCACAGGTAGTGTTGCGTTTACCGTAAATGCACCTGAGACAGCGCCGGAAGCAGACACACCGCCTGCAGAGGAGAAGAACGGGGATACGCCTGTCTCTAATGAGGATCAAGGAACAGAGGAGCCTGCCGCGGATTCAAGTACAGAAGCTCCAGCAGGAGAAGCAGCTGAGAATACGGCAGAGACTGCACAGCCTGAGACAGCATCCGGCTTTAACAATACTGCTCTCTGGATTGGTATTGTGGCGGCCATTGTTATTGCGGGTGTTTATGTAGCGATGCGTAAGAGAGGTAAAAAATAA
- a CDS encoding heavy metal translocating P-type ATPase — protein sequence MVSTNTSQIKKELLLEGLHCANCARKIEEGVGKLDGVSSVAVNFATTRMSITADADRSAEVLAEAAKRVKRIEPHIRVSVIEPADAAAHRHKDHHDHAASHAEEHAGGHSHAGHQHDAGAAQLWKRGARLAVGTAVAALAALLPMSGYAEIGLFILAYLLVGGDVVWQAVRNMTRGQVFDEYFLMTIATIGAFAIQEYPEAVAVMLFYQVGEMFQSLAVNRSRKSIQSLMDIRPDYANLETAEGVVRVSPEQVSIGDRIVVKPGERVPLDGKVISGSSMMDTSALTGESVPREAQPDSEVLSGFVNLNGVLTMEVIKDYSESTVSKILELVQNATSKKAPTETFINKFARVYTPIVVIVAALLAVVPPFVISGAEFSDWLYRALVFLVISCPCALVVSIPLGFFGGIGSASRAGVLVKGGNYLEALGDVTTIVFDKTGTLTEGVFQVTGIYPAETVQAEELLKYAAYAEYHSNHPIAESIRSTYGQELNQDRVGSYEEISGYGIRALLDGTEVLAGNKKLMEQQGISYAEPMQHGTVVHIAVGGSYAGHIVISDKVKQDAARAIEELKALNITKTVMLTGDARSVARAVGEELGIDEIHAELLPADKVEQLERLVENKPAKEKVMFVGDGINDTPVLARADVGAAMGGLGSDAAIEAADIVIMTDEPSKIATAIRIAKRTRVIIWQNIIFALVVKGLFLILGAFGIAEMWEAVFSDVGVTVLAVLNSMRILKYKG from the coding sequence ATGGTGAGTACAAATACAAGTCAAATCAAAAAAGAGCTGCTTCTGGAAGGACTGCATTGTGCGAATTGTGCCCGCAAGATTGAAGAAGGGGTAGGCAAGCTTGATGGGGTGTCCTCCGTTGCTGTCAATTTTGCAACGACCAGAATGAGCATAACGGCCGATGCAGACAGATCAGCGGAAGTGCTCGCTGAGGCTGCCAAGAGAGTGAAGAGAATTGAGCCGCATATTCGTGTATCCGTAATCGAGCCGGCAGATGCTGCAGCTCATCGTCATAAAGATCACCATGACCATGCAGCTTCACACGCTGAAGAGCATGCGGGCGGACACTCACATGCAGGACATCAGCATGACGCTGGAGCAGCTCAGCTGTGGAAACGCGGCGCACGTCTTGCCGTCGGCACAGCGGTTGCAGCATTAGCTGCTCTCCTGCCCATGTCAGGCTATGCTGAGATTGGATTGTTCATCCTTGCGTATCTCTTGGTCGGCGGTGATGTGGTATGGCAGGCGGTTCGCAATATGACAAGGGGACAGGTGTTTGATGAATACTTCTTGATGACCATTGCGACGATTGGTGCCTTTGCCATTCAGGAATATCCTGAAGCCGTCGCTGTCATGCTGTTCTACCAGGTCGGTGAAATGTTCCAGAGTCTTGCAGTAAACCGTTCGCGTAAGTCAATCCAGTCACTGATGGATATACGCCCCGATTATGCTAATCTCGAAACAGCAGAGGGTGTGGTCAGAGTCTCACCAGAGCAGGTGAGCATTGGCGACCGCATCGTTGTAAAGCCGGGCGAGCGTGTACCACTCGACGGGAAGGTCATCAGCGGTTCCTCCATGATGGATACTTCCGCACTTACAGGAGAATCTGTTCCAAGAGAAGCACAGCCAGACAGCGAAGTGCTGAGTGGCTTCGTGAATCTGAATGGTGTGCTTACCATGGAAGTAATTAAGGATTATAGTGAATCAACGGTGTCTAAAATTTTGGAGCTTGTTCAAAATGCAACGAGCAAAAAAGCACCGACAGAGACGTTCATTAATAAATTTGCGCGTGTCTACACGCCAATTGTGGTCATTGTTGCAGCCTTGCTGGCTGTTGTCCCGCCATTCGTAATCAGTGGTGCGGAATTTTCCGATTGGCTCTACCGTGCGCTGGTCTTTCTTGTGATCTCATGTCCATGTGCGCTTGTCGTCTCCATTCCGCTGGGCTTCTTCGGAGGGATCGGGTCAGCCTCAAGGGCAGGTGTGCTTGTCAAAGGCGGCAATTACCTGGAGGCGCTGGGTGATGTCACAACGATCGTTTTCGATAAGACGGGAACGCTGACAGAAGGTGTATTCCAGGTGACGGGCATATATCCTGCAGAAACCGTGCAAGCAGAAGAGCTGCTCAAATATGCGGCCTATGCAGAATATCATTCCAATCATCCGATTGCTGAATCCATCCGAAGCACATATGGTCAGGAGCTGAATCAGGATCGGGTCGGAAGCTATGAAGAAATAAGTGGATATGGGATCAGAGCTCTACTTGACGGCACGGAGGTACTTGCAGGGAATAAGAAGCTGATGGAGCAGCAAGGAATCTCTTACGCTGAGCCTATGCAGCACGGTACCGTGGTTCATATCGCGGTAGGCGGAAGCTACGCAGGACATATCGTTATCTCGGATAAGGTGAAGCAGGATGCGGCAAGAGCAATTGAGGAATTGAAGGCACTCAATATAACGAAGACGGTCATGCTGACCGGGGATGCACGATCCGTTGCACGAGCGGTGGGAGAGGAGCTTGGGATCGATGAGATTCATGCAGAGCTGCTGCCTGCCGACAAGGTGGAGCAATTGGAGCGGCTGGTGGAGAACAAGCCGGCCAAGGAGAAGGTCATGTTTGTCGGAGACGGTATTAATGATACACCTGTGCTTGCACGCGCTGATGTTGGCGCAGCCATGGGAGGTCTAGGCTCGGATGCTGCGATTGAGGCCGCTGATATCGTCATTATGACAGATGAACCGTCGAAGATCGCCACGGCCATTCGTATCGCGAAACGGACGAGAGTGATCATCTGGCAGAACATCATCTTTGCTCTTGTGGTGAAGGGGCTGTTTCTCATCCTCGGAGCCTTTGGAATTGCAGAGATGTGGGAGGCAGTATTCTCGGACGTAGGTGTAACGGTGCTGGCTGTACTCAATTCCATGCGGATCTTGAAATATAAAGGCTGA
- a CDS encoding Gfo/Idh/MocA family protein produces the protein MVRFGIIGTNKITVQFIEAASTLPDFKLTAVYSRTEERGREFAEQHGAEHVFTDLEEMAQSDVLDAVYIASPNSYHSKQAVLLMQHGKHILCEKPMASNSKELADMVAAAEANKVVLMEAMKSTLMPGFKAMQEHLFKLGQVRKYMVNYCQYSSRYDAYKQGDIQNAFKPEFSNGSLMDIGIYCIYPMVVLFGQPENVKATSVMLESGVDGEGSIVLQYKDMEGVISYSKITNSYLPSEIQGEEGSMIIDHINAPGAVTLRYRNGDSLQISERSEAPAMKYEAAEFIGLIQSGELQSANNSHQHSSITMEIMDTVRKQIGLVYPADR, from the coding sequence ATGGTGCGTTTTGGAATTATCGGAACGAATAAGATTACGGTTCAATTTATTGAAGCGGCATCGACTCTTCCTGATTTTAAGCTGACAGCCGTCTATTCGCGTACAGAGGAGAGAGGTCGGGAATTTGCTGAACAGCATGGCGCGGAGCACGTATTTACTGATCTTGAGGAAATGGCCCAAAGCGACGTGCTGGATGCGGTCTACATAGCAAGTCCGAACTCGTATCACAGTAAGCAGGCTGTTCTCTTGATGCAGCACGGCAAGCATATTCTGTGCGAGAAGCCGATGGCATCCAACAGTAAAGAGCTTGCAGATATGGTTGCTGCGGCAGAAGCCAATAAGGTTGTGCTTATGGAAGCGATGAAATCAACGCTTATGCCGGGGTTTAAGGCGATGCAGGAACATCTCTTTAAGCTTGGACAAGTGCGTAAATATATGGTGAACTACTGTCAGTATTCATCCCGTTATGATGCTTACAAGCAAGGGGACATTCAGAATGCATTCAAGCCTGAGTTCTCAAATGGCTCACTCATGGATATTGGAATCTACTGCATCTATCCGATGGTGGTATTGTTCGGCCAGCCGGAGAATGTCAAAGCGACAAGTGTCATGCTGGAATCGGGAGTCGATGGTGAGGGCAGCATCGTGCTTCAATATAAAGATATGGAGGGTGTGATCAGTTATTCCAAGATCACCAATTCCTATCTGCCTTCAGAGATCCAAGGTGAAGAGGGCAGTATGATCATTGATCATATTAACGCACCCGGAGCGGTAACCTTGCGATATCGAAACGGTGATTCCTTGCAAATATCTGAACGGAGCGAAGCTCCGGCCATGAAGTATGAAGCGGCAGAGTTTATCGGGCTCATTCAGAGCGGTGAGCTTCAATCGGCTAACAATTCACACCAGCATTCCAGCATAACGATGGAAATTATGGACACCGTTCGCAAGCAGATCGGACTCGTATATCCTGCTGATCGCTAA
- a CDS encoding copper resistance D family protein yields MQLAPAGSKPLVEIPRWTVNLSIVGIILLASAPLLQIIIRFGPSIGYGQAISSVLFTFKEGRAYLIVVGLCILLLLQFLLFKNSLQEKKVLYPSVLITVCIIAIFGWSSHLGAIAGLAGAAIQFLHMLGVAVWNGILLVIAWFTQEARNWPAFLKWYTPVAIAGVLMILVSGLMTMSYTTPEYVNSWMLSYGQALLMKHLLFIPLIVFGFGNGFIYKHKLKSNPSFNPIPWLRAEAIIVILVFGFTAFMKLQTPPHEVAETLKYSEPSDVFTMLHPEASLPLSISLTAWALMPAIIALLSLGTIVYSFRRNQSRPGSSLIAGLVFVMSAYAAVMLCVQ; encoded by the coding sequence GTGCAGCTTGCACCGGCAGGCTCTAAGCCGCTGGTAGAGATTCCGCGCTGGACCGTTAATTTGAGCATCGTCGGCATTATTCTGCTTGCGTCTGCTCCTCTCCTGCAGATTATCATAAGATTTGGGCCGAGCATCGGTTATGGTCAAGCGATTTCGAGTGTATTATTTACTTTCAAAGAAGGCAGGGCCTATTTAATTGTCGTTGGATTATGTATCCTGCTTCTGCTCCAATTCCTGCTGTTCAAAAATTCGCTGCAAGAGAAGAAGGTACTGTATCCATCGGTATTGATTACCGTTTGTATCATTGCGATCTTCGGGTGGTCCAGCCATCTCGGAGCAATCGCCGGGCTTGCAGGAGCGGCAATACAGTTTCTACATATGCTTGGTGTAGCGGTATGGAATGGCATTCTGCTTGTGATTGCCTGGTTTACACAAGAGGCGAGGAACTGGCCCGCATTTCTGAAATGGTACACACCAGTAGCGATTGCCGGTGTGCTCATGATTCTGGTCTCCGGTCTTATGACCATGTCTTACACGACACCGGAGTATGTGAATTCCTGGATGCTATCCTATGGCCAAGCACTGCTAATGAAGCATCTGCTGTTCATTCCGCTGATCGTGTTTGGTTTTGGCAACGGATTTATTTATAAGCACAAATTAAAGTCCAATCCTAGCTTTAATCCGATTCCTTGGCTTCGGGCAGAAGCCATTATCGTGATTCTCGTCTTCGGCTTCACGGCATTTATGAAGCTGCAGACACCTCCGCATGAAGTGGCGGAGACGCTTAAATACAGTGAGCCTTCCGATGTGTTTACAATGCTGCATCCGGAGGCGAGTCTTCCGCTATCCATCAGCCTAACTGCCTGGGCCTTGATGCCCGCGATCATTGCGCTGCTCAGCCTTGGAACTATCGTGTATTCGTTCCGACGGAATCAGTCAAGACCTGGCAGCTCCCTGATTGCAGGACTTGTGTTTGTCATGAGTGCCTACGCAGCAGTGATGCTCTGTGTACAATAA
- a CDS encoding ArsR/SmtB family transcription factor yields MEPITIHKVLSNETRRDILEWLKNPEEHFGEKYHRPPGGDVSKGVCVGDIQVKAGLAQSVISSYLLAMQKAGLLISERVGQWTYYRRNEGVIKQFCEELTNNL; encoded by the coding sequence ATGGAACCTATAACGATTCATAAAGTGTTGTCGAATGAGACGCGTCGGGATATTCTTGAATGGCTCAAGAATCCGGAAGAGCATTTCGGTGAGAAGTATCATCGTCCGCCGGGTGGTGATGTATCAAAGGGTGTATGTGTTGGAGATATTCAAGTCAAGGCTGGACTTGCTCAATCGGTGATCTCAAGCTATCTCCTTGCAATGCAGAAGGCCGGGCTGCTCATATCGGAACGAGTGGGACAGTGGACGTATTACAGACGTAATGAAGGCGTCATTAAGCAGTTTTGTGAAGAGCTGACAAACAATTTATAA
- a CDS encoding AI-2E family transporter — MEQEKVWPDRFKRFFLNNKFVLFLLVVLLVGLNVMVFSKISFIFLPIEVLLKTIILPIILTGVVYYLLNPIVDMLERRRVKRVYSILILYLLIAAIITIVVLAVIPVVRQQVTDLVKNFPVYYENVIQQFEQFIGTGYLTQIENTLRINFNDIVGSLSERVSTIVNSTVTGIGGFLGVLTETVLAIITVPFILFYLLKDGKKLPGYLLSFFPTNIRGGTSRVLSEANHQISSYIRGQIIVSFCIGVLLYIGYIIIGLDYALILAVIAACTAIVPYLGPAIAITPALIVAAVTSPIMLLKMIAVWTIVQLVEGKFISPQIMGKSLKVHPITIIFVILTAGNLFGVVGILLAVPGYAVLKVVFTHLFNWFKNQSGLYGPENGEGSYKR; from the coding sequence ATGGAACAAGAGAAGGTGTGGCCAGACAGGTTCAAGAGATTTTTTCTTAACAATAAATTTGTGTTGTTCCTGCTGGTCGTTTTATTAGTTGGGCTGAATGTAATGGTGTTCAGCAAAATATCTTTTATTTTTCTCCCGATTGAAGTATTGCTCAAGACGATTATACTGCCCATCATATTGACGGGGGTTGTATATTATCTGCTTAATCCGATTGTGGATATGCTCGAGAGACGAAGAGTGAAGCGCGTATACTCTATACTTATTTTATATCTGCTGATCGCAGCAATTATTACTATTGTTGTGCTGGCGGTTATACCGGTTGTTCGTCAGCAAGTTACGGATCTGGTTAAAAACTTCCCTGTCTATTACGAGAATGTAATTCAACAATTTGAACAATTCATTGGCACAGGCTACTTAACGCAGATCGAGAACACGCTCCGCATTAACTTCAATGATATTGTGGGAAGTCTGTCCGAGCGGGTGAGTACTATTGTGAATTCGACCGTTACGGGAATCGGTGGCTTCCTGGGAGTATTGACTGAAACTGTTCTGGCTATCATTACGGTGCCTTTCATTCTGTTCTACCTGCTGAAGGACGGGAAGAAGCTTCCTGGTTATTTGCTGTCGTTCTTTCCTACGAATATCCGTGGCGGCACTTCGAGAGTACTCTCGGAGGCCAATCATCAGATCAGCTCTTATATTCGCGGCCAGATTATCGTCAGCTTCTGTATCGGTGTTCTGCTATACATCGGCTACATCATCATCGGACTTGATTATGCATTGATCCTGGCGGTCATTGCTGCTTGTACCGCGATTGTACCTTATCTCGGTCCGGCTATTGCCATCACGCCTGCTCTCATCGTCGCAGCGGTGACTTCGCCGATCATGCTGCTCAAGATGATTGCGGTATGGACGATTGTACAGCTCGTTGAAGGTAAATTTATCTCACCTCAGATTATGGGCAAATCGCTTAAGGTGCATCCGATTACGATTATCTTTGTTATTCTGACAGCAGGCAATCTGTTTGGAGTCGTCGGAATTCTGCTTGCTGTACCAGGTTATGCTGTGCTGAAGGTGGTATTCACCCATCTCTTTAACTGGTTTAAGAACCAGTCAGGCCTGTATGGACCGGAGAACGGAGAAGGCAGCTACAAACGATAA
- a CDS encoding ArsR/SmtB family transcription factor encodes MKEQKTIPVVEECEPTCFGTEAQLDQTKMSLMDKPTSVQMADWFKAFSDPTRLRIIDALLQRELCVHDLTVLLEMGQSAISHQLRSLRNMRIVKRRKEGKTVYYSLDDGHIEQIFIQTLQHIKHE; translated from the coding sequence ATGAAAGAACAAAAGACAATCCCTGTCGTCGAGGAATGTGAGCCTACCTGCTTCGGAACCGAAGCACAGCTTGACCAGACGAAGATGTCCCTAATGGATAAACCAACTTCGGTACAAATGGCGGATTGGTTCAAGGCATTCAGCGACCCAACACGTCTCCGGATTATAGATGCACTTCTGCAGCGCGAATTATGCGTTCACGACCTGACTGTACTGCTTGAAATGGGCCAGTCTGCTATCTCTCATCAGCTGCGATCCCTGCGTAACATGCGTATCGTCAAGCGTCGCAAGGAGGGTAAGACGGTCTATTATTCCCTGGATGACGGACATATTGAGCAAATTTTTATCCAGACGCTTCAGCATATTAAACATGAATAG
- a CDS encoding aldehyde dehydrogenase family protein: MRKQQLYIGGEWIEGASWKTLYSPYSGEPLAEIAVAEEEHVEAAIASAEKAYALTRRMPAHERSAILSKVVDLLHHRQEEAAALIAREAAKPMKAARAEVKRTIETYRFAAEEARRIQGESLPMDAAPGGEGRVAYTVREPVGVLGAITPFNFPMNLVAHKLGPALAAGNTVVLKPAGQTPLSAYFIAELFEEAGLPKGALNVVSGSGKTIGDLLVSDERVKHITFTGSPGVGKGIREKAGLKGVTLELGSNSAVIVDKNLDNLDVVAERIAHGSFSYQGQVCISVQRIYVHESAASSFIELLREKTEALVTGDPLDAATDVSALISEEDTSRVLEWIEEAVHEGAELITGGEVSQRVLAPTIMTHVPHSAKLSSQEVFGPVVVIHEVSSIDEAIEKVNDSVYGLQAGIYTNHIQHALKAADLLEVGGVIINDIPTFRLDHMPYGGVKQSGYGREGIKYAIEAMTELKLVVMNRGI; the protein is encoded by the coding sequence ATGCGCAAACAACAGTTATATATCGGAGGAGAATGGATAGAAGGAGCGTCGTGGAAGACGCTGTATTCTCCCTATTCCGGGGAACCACTTGCAGAGATCGCTGTGGCTGAGGAGGAGCATGTCGAAGCAGCCATCGCCAGTGCCGAAAAAGCCTATGCATTGACCCGGCGTATGCCGGCGCATGAGCGTTCAGCTATATTGAGCAAGGTGGTGGACCTGCTCCACCATCGGCAGGAAGAAGCGGCTGCTCTTATCGCAAGAGAGGCAGCCAAGCCAATGAAGGCAGCAAGAGCCGAGGTCAAGCGAACGATCGAAACATATCGTTTTGCGGCAGAGGAAGCCCGCCGAATTCAGGGAGAATCGCTGCCAATGGATGCAGCGCCCGGAGGAGAGGGAAGAGTCGCTTATACCGTGAGAGAGCCGGTTGGTGTACTCGGGGCAATCACTCCGTTTAACTTCCCGATGAATCTGGTCGCACACAAGCTGGGACCCGCCCTAGCGGCAGGAAATACAGTTGTACTCAAGCCTGCAGGTCAGACTCCGCTGTCCGCTTATTTCATCGCCGAACTGTTTGAGGAGGCGGGACTGCCCAAGGGGGCTCTGAATGTAGTGAGCGGCAGCGGCAAAACGATCGGAGATCTGCTGGTGTCTGATGAACGGGTCAAGCATATTACTTTTACAGGCAGTCCAGGTGTGGGTAAGGGGATTCGGGAGAAGGCAGGACTCAAAGGGGTTACACTGGAGCTCGGCTCGAATTCGGCCGTCATAGTAGATAAGAATCTCGACAATCTGGATGTGGTTGCAGAGCGTATAGCGCACGGTTCATTCTCTTATCAGGGACAAGTCTGTATTTCGGTCCAGCGGATTTATGTGCATGAGTCGGCAGCTTCTTCATTTATCGAGCTGCTCAGAGAGAAAACGGAGGCGCTGGTAACGGGGGATCCACTGGACGCAGCAACGGATGTATCAGCCCTGATCTCAGAGGAGGACACGAGCAGGGTGCTGGAGTGGATCGAGGAAGCCGTTCATGAAGGTGCTGAGCTCATTACCGGTGGTGAGGTCTCACAACGGGTGCTTGCGCCAACGATTATGACCCATGTGCCGCATTCGGCGAAGCTATCCAGCCAGGAAGTGTTTGGTCCGGTGGTGGTCATTCACGAAGTGAGCTCGATTGATGAGGCAATTGAGAAGGTGAACGATTCGGTATACGGTCTTCAAGCAGGAATCTATACGAATCATATTCAACATGCGCTGAAGGCGGCGGATCTATTGGAGGTCGGAGGCGTCATCATTAATGATATTCCTACCTTCCGATTGGATCATATGCCATACGGCGGAGTCAAACAAAGCGGATATGGACGTGAAGGGATTAAATATGCGATAGAAGCAATGACTGAGCTGAAGCTTGTTGTCATGAACCGTGGTATATAG
- a CDS encoding CarD family transcriptional regulator, translating to MYQVGDCVFYPMYGAGFIHSLEEKEILGEKQWYFEVRIDHPLINVSIPVAKVDSLGIRCISDEATLMLAKAMFQEECGDIPTNANTRQQMMLGKLKTGDICMEIQVIRDLSKLMTRKTLGWSDKNMLNNARKLVISELIYARNVSPEQATKLLNDSLVALN from the coding sequence ATGTATCAAGTAGGAGATTGTGTATTTTATCCCATGTACGGCGCAGGCTTTATTCATTCTTTAGAAGAGAAAGAAATTCTTGGGGAGAAACAATGGTACTTTGAGGTCCGCATTGATCATCCTCTTATTAATGTATCTATCCCTGTAGCGAAAGTAGACTCTCTCGGAATTCGCTGCATCAGTGATGAAGCAACATTGATGCTGGCCAAAGCCATGTTTCAAGAAGAATGCGGGGATATCCCCACAAATGCGAACACAAGACAACAAATGATGCTCGGCAAGCTGAAAACTGGAGACATTTGTATGGAAATTCAAGTTATCCGCGATCTGAGTAAGTTGATGACTCGTAAAACTTTAGGGTGGTCGGACAAAAACATGCTGAACAATGCCCGAAAGCTTGTGATCAGTGAGCTCATCTATGCTCGGAATGTTTCACCAGAGCAAGCAACGAAGCTGCTTAACGATTCTCTAGTTGCTCTTAATTAA
- a CDS encoding GAF domain-containing protein: MFHAMTYEGTRSEQYQAVLDQLKGLIYEEPDAVANMANASALLNVFLKDINWVGFYVYDGTELVLGPFQGLPACIRIALGRGVCGTAASERKTQLVRNVHDFPGHIACDAATNSEIVVPIVKNGELFGVLDIDSPLLNRFDEEDQVFLEKFVSILAAQL; the protein is encoded by the coding sequence ATGTTCCATGCCATGACTTATGAGGGTACTCGAAGCGAGCAGTACCAAGCTGTTCTCGATCAATTGAAGGGCTTAATCTACGAAGAACCCGATGCCGTAGCGAATATGGCCAATGCCTCCGCTCTGCTGAATGTTTTTCTTAAGGACATTAACTGGGTCGGATTCTATGTATATGACGGCACAGAGCTTGTGCTGGGTCCTTTCCAAGGGCTGCCTGCCTGCATTCGTATTGCGCTTGGGCGCGGCGTGTGTGGAACAGCAGCGTCGGAGCGCAAGACTCAGCTTGTTCGCAATGTTCATGACTTCCCTGGGCATATTGCTTGTGATGCTGCGACGAACAGTGAGATTGTCGTTCCGATTGTGAAGAATGGCGAACTGTTCGGTGTGCTTGATATCGACAGCCCGCTGCTTAACCGTTTCGACGAAGAGGATCAGGTGTTCCTGGAGAAATTCGTGAGCATACTGGCAGCACAGCTGTAG
- a CDS encoding ammonium transporter — protein sequence MEIGINSVWVMLGAILVLFMQAGFILLEAGSTRMKNAGHVAGKTIFTVGIVSVVFWAVGYALIFGGQGNSIIGWGDYFFFNEPEVPADSTVAPTVMFIFQLAFAAVSMSIAWGGFAERAKLSAYLIFAALFSILVYPVIAHWIWGGGWLADHGDQDFAGSTVVHLTGACAALAATLLLKPRIGKYNKDRKPLNMPGHNQVFTTLGVMILWVGWFGFNAGSTITVEDGNFFGYVAINTQLGAAAGAVAALLIAWAVMGKADVSMMLNGALAGLVAITASCAYVDSWAAIVIGLIAGILVFFSIRMFENLGIDDPIAALSAHGTAGIWGTLSTGFFATPELVEKLGVGNAGLFYGGGFGQLGVQAMGVIACGLYAFIVSYAILWVMKKTIGIRVSEEEELIGLDMSEHGTYGYPEQLSVENNKTNATL from the coding sequence ATGGAAATCGGAATTAACAGCGTATGGGTCATGCTCGGAGCTATTCTTGTACTGTTCATGCAAGCCGGATTTATCCTGCTCGAAGCAGGGTCAACTCGGATGAAGAATGCCGGGCACGTCGCAGGTAAAACGATCTTTACAGTAGGTATTGTCTCTGTAGTATTCTGGGCAGTAGGTTATGCACTTATTTTTGGTGGTCAAGGTAATTCTATCATCGGTTGGGGAGATTACTTCTTCTTTAATGAACCGGAGGTTCCGGCTGACAGCACCGTAGCACCAACCGTTATGTTCATCTTCCAGCTGGCATTTGCTGCAGTCTCGATGTCCATCGCATGGGGCGGCTTCGCAGAGAGAGCTAAGCTGTCCGCTTACTTGATCTTTGCAGCACTGTTCTCTATCCTTGTATATCCGGTTATCGCACACTGGATCTGGGGCGGCGGCTGGCTGGCAGATCACGGAGATCAAGACTTCGCCGGATCTACTGTTGTCCATTTGACAGGTGCTTGTGCAGCACTTGCAGCAACACTCCTGCTTAAACCACGTATCGGTAAATATAATAAAGACCGCAAGCCTCTTAATATGCCTGGTCATAACCAAGTCTTCACTACACTCGGTGTAATGATTCTCTGGGTAGGCTGGTTTGGATTTAACGCCGGCAGTACGATTACGGTTGAAGATGGTAACTTCTTTGGATATGTCGCTATCAATACGCAGCTCGGCGCAGCAGCCGGTGCCGTAGCCGCTCTTCTGATCGCTTGGGCTGTTATGGGTAAAGCAGATGTTTCCATGATGCTTAACGGTGCGCTTGCAGGTCTCGTTGCGATTACAGCATCTTGTGCTTATGTAGATTCCTGGGCAGCTATTGTGATCGGTCTTATCGCTGGTATTCTCGTATTCTTCAGTATCCGTATGTTTGAGAATCTCGGTATCGACGATCCGATTGCAGCACTTTCCGCTCACGGTACAGCAGGGATCTGGGGGACACTCTCCACTGGTTTCTTCGCAACTCCAGAGCTCGTTGAGAAACTGGGTGTAGGTAATGCAGGTCTCTTCTACGGCGGCGGCTTCGGTCAGCTGGGCGTTCAGGCTATGGGTGTCATCGCTTGTGGACTATACGCCTTCATCGTATCCTATGCGATTCTATGGGTAATGAAGAAGACGATCGGAATTCGCGTATCGGAAGAGGAAGAATTGATCGGTCTGGATATGAGTGAGCACGGAACTTACGGTTATCCAGAGCAGTTGTCCGTAGAGAACAACAAAACAAACGCCACTCTATAA